A stretch of Argiope bruennichi chromosome 10, qqArgBrue1.1, whole genome shotgun sequence DNA encodes these proteins:
- the LOC129987523 gene encoding uncharacterized protein LOC129987523, with product MVEYRMVELWRNMVDHRMVELWWNMVEYRMVELWWNMVEYRMVELWQNMVEYRMVELWRDMVEYRMVELWRDMVEYRMVELWQNMVEYRMVELWWNIVEYRMVELWRNMVEYRMVELWRDMVEYRMVELWQNMVEYRMVELWWNIVEYRMVELWRDMVEYRMVELWRDMVEYRMVELWQNMVEYRMVELWWNIVEYRMVELWRDMVEYRMVELWRDMVEYRMVELWQNMVEYRMVELWWNIVEYRMVELWRNMVEYRMVELWRDMVEYRMVELWQNMVEYRMVELWWNIVEYRMVELWRDMVEYRMVELWQNMVEYRMVELWWNIVEYRMVELWRNMVEYRMVELWRDMVEYRMVELWQNIVEYSR from the coding sequence ATGGTAGAATATAGAATGGTAGAATTGTGGCGAAATATGGTAGATCATAGAATGGTAGAATTGTGGTGGAATATGGTAGAATATAGAATGGTAGAATTGTGGTGGAATATGGTAGAATATAGAATGGTAGAATTGTGGCAGAATATGGTAGAATATAGAATGGTAGAATTGTGGCGGGATATGGTAGAATATAGAATGGTAGAATTGTGGCGGGATATGGTAGAATATAGAATGGTAGAATTGTGGCAGAATATGGTAGAATATAGAATGGTAGAATTATGGTGGAATATAGTAGAATATAGAATGGTAGAATTGTGGCGGAATATGGTAGAATATAGAATGGTAGAATTGTGGCGGGATATGGTAGAATATAGAATGGTAGAATTGTGGCAGAATATGGTAGAATATAGAATGGTAGAATTATGGTGGAATATAGTAGAATATAGAATGGTAGAATTGTGGCGGGATATGGTAGAATATAGAATGGTAGAATTGTGGCGGGATATGGTAGAATATAGAATGGTAGAATTGTGGCAGAATATGGTAGAATATAGAATGGTAGAATTATGGTGGAATATAGTAGAATATAGAATGGTAGAATTGTGGCGGGATATGGTAGAATATAGAATGGTAGAATTGTGGCGGGATATGGTAGAATATAGAATGGTAGAATTGTGGCAGAATATGGTAGAATATAGAATGGTAGAATTATGGTGGAATATAGTAGAATATAGAATGGTAGAATTGTGGCGGAATATGGTAGAATATAGAATGGTAGAATTGTGGCGGGATATGGTAGAATATAGAATGGTAGAATTGTGGCAGAATATGGTAGAATATAGAATGGTAGAATTATGGTGGAATATAGTAGAATATAGAATGGTAGAATTGTGGCGGGATATGGTAGAATATAGAATGGTAGAATTGTGGCAGAATATGGTAGAATATAGAATGGTAGAATTATGGTGGAATATAGTAGAATATAGAATGGTAGAATTGTGGCGGAATATGGTAGAATATAGAATGGTAGAATTGTGGCGGGATATGGTAGAATATAGAATGGTAGAATTGTGGCAGAATATAGTAGAATATAGTAGGTAG